In Fusarium fujikuroi IMI 58289 draft genome, chromosome FFUJ_chr02, the genomic stretch AGTCAGCATAGATGGCATGTACAACAACATTGTTGCGATCCACCCAGCGAgagatctcttcatcatggaggaTGAACGATGGATGCATGAACTAGCACGACAACTTACAGAcacagaacaagaagacaaAGCGGTTCAGCTCTTTCGCGAAAATGCCATCTCCCCGACAAGCGACGGCTCCCCCATACTGGGAAATATCGGCTTCGTATTCGACATATCCTGGTCCAATGGCATCACGCGACTCGACAACCCGCCCATGAGGCTGACGGAAGCAAAGACCAAGAATAACCCGAGGGGCCTtttcctgctgctgctgcaccTCACCGTCGTGCGGATAATAGGAGGAGTGCGACTTTGGCTTATCGATGAGACGTTCGACCCGTGCCGCACACGCAAGACGGAAAAGGATGCCGAaaaggaggtggaggaggagaagagggatCGAAAGGTGTTCTACCGCTATGGGAAGGAGGATTTGGTCGAGGTTGATGTCAAGCCGAATGTGATGCGGGTGCTGATCGACAACGCGAGCTGTATTCTTGCTACTTCGTGCGGATTTCTTGAATACCTCAGTCGCGATCCCATTGCTGGCAATTCTGCGTTCAACCCAGATCCTAGAGCGAAGCCCCTCAATATTTGGTCCTGTGTTGGTGTTCTTGTACCGAGGTCGAGGACCCTTATGGAGTGATTGAAGGGGGAGGGGGGtgtttgcagttgagacttcGTCGAGGTGTTGAGAGAAACAGAGATCTTTGGGCCAGAGGGCCTACGCCTGCATGTAAGAAGTCAGTCGAAGTGATTCCAAGTTGTCATGAACCTACCTAAGCTTGTTCTTGCTTGACACCATCGCCTGTGATGTTACCTCGAAGGGCCTCTCATTGCAGTCAAGTCCCCATCGTTGCCAGAGGAGACAAACGAAAGAAGAGAGCGAACAAGGATAAATGTAAGTCGGATGGTAGTAGGTACTCATGGCCTTATACTGATGGGACTGTCTCCTCGTCCATCAAGGCCCCAGTGTTAGTGCTGCGTGAAGCCTCAGAAGCCCACAAAAGAAGTTTGAAGAGAACCTGAGATGTGTCTGACGATGGCCTTAAATAGAAGGCGTCGTACGTACTTGACTGAGAAAGAATTTCGTTGTTAGACTTTGTTAAAGTATGATCCTTAAGCATACCTAGTTCTCGAATGATGCTCAAGTGGTGTCCCTGCCATAAGCTTTTGTACAAAAAGTATGGGCAACAGTCACGACCAGCACTGCAAGCCGGCTGCCTGAGAGCTGCATAGACCACCAAAATATGCGAtttgtcttttcttcctACGCCATAAACTTTTGAAATAGCCGTTTTTGCGATATTCGGGTTTCCCTCCATAGTCCATCATTCTTACTTGTGACTTCCCATCAACCTCCGCCATGGACACGCGACAGGACTACGACGAGAATACCTCATCTGAGGTAGCCCTGTCTGGCATCGTAGTGGGCCAAAACGAGGAAACACCTGGGCAACACCTCGGTGAGGAACCGGATACCCGAGATGACAATTCCCATGATGAAGCGGACcttgacgatgagatggatgtggatgatgaaggcaGTGAGTATATGGGCGACACTCTTGATGGTCTCTCTGACGGAGAGTCAAACTACCAACCTGGAGAAGACTCGGAGGAACATCAGCCCAATGGGGAATCAGAAGGCGAAGAAAACACCTCAGACGATGAGATGACTGTTGACGACGAAGTTGACGAGAATTCGGAAGACATGCTTGACCATCTTTTTGATGGCCCGTCAGATGACGAACACAGCGAAGCGACATCGCAGCAGGGCCAACAACCCGCCGCCTCTGAAGACCCTGCGACACAAGAGTCTGCCGAAACAGAAATGCAGGACTGCGAATTCTGCGGAGAACTACGACCAATCATGGCATTCCAACCCCTTCCATGCGGGGATGAATATTGCAATCTATGCATCATGCAAACCGTCGAACTATCTCTCTCGTCCACATTGCACTTCCCCGCCAAATGCTGCCATAAAGAGATACCCCCCGAAGACATCGAGGGACATGTACCTGCGAATGACAAGCTCTATCGCAAGAAGCTGGTTGAATAGAAGACAATCGATCGAACGTACTGCAGCAACCGTCAATGCCTCAAGTTCATCCCTCCCAACAACACCTCCGATGATGGTGAACCCTGCTACGGCGACGAGGCCGAGTGCCCTGCTTGTAATGATATCACTTGCACCATGTGCAAGAACAAGGCACATACAGGAGATTGTGAGAAGCAGAATGAGTGGGCGCAGTCCTTGGACCTCGCGGAGAGCGAAGGCTGGAAGCGATGTTCTCGCTGCGGTCACCTCATCGAGCGGGCTCACGGTTGCCGCTTTATGAGTATGTCACCGAACCAACTCATCAATCTTTTAAATTTACTGACTTGTACCTCGAAGCTTGTCCCTGCGGCCATGAGTTCTGCTACGGCTGCGGTAAAGAATCTGAGACATGCGATTGCTAATAGGATATCGATTCTGCCcttcaacaactccagcTTGACGCCCCGCCACAGCCTGCTCCAGCGGCCCCTAATGCTAATCGTCCTCGACTCCCACCTATGCTGTGCGACCACTACTGCCAGAGAGTGGAGGGACCCGGTTACTGTAGAGTGTGTCGTGAGAGAGTACACCCCTATACTTTTGAGTGTACAACCTGCACTCTTCGTGCCTGCCATGGCTGCCGAGACCGCGCTGTTGCGCAGAGAAACGACTGGATTAATCATTATTATCGCGAGTAGAGTGGGAGAGAAGCGCAATATCGCTCAAGAAAGCTGATTATCAGCGGATCAGCGGTATTCAGGGGAACACCCCAACAGCGGCTCAGTTATACCAACACTGGGCATATCATTAATGGTGCAGTAGTCGAACCTGTTAACGGCGAAGGCAAACGAGTTTTGCGATACTTTTGAAATTGGTCCTGTATACAATCGGAGGAGACTTGCGTGTTGTAGCATATTCGTCGTCACCTTGGAGATGGTCAGGGTGAGAGTAGACTGGAGTTGGGGGTAGTAAGGACAGCGTTATAATAGTAATGTATGAATACAACAATACGAAAATATAGACGACGCAGAAGTGTATGGTAAGCTCAATCGGGAGGCGTGTACCCAAGCAGCTCGTTGGTTGAGTGAGAGGTCCGCTACCCATGGTTGCAGGGAGGTTGCCTTCCTGTGCTGGAGAGAGAGCATCTCATGGAATGGAGATACACCAAAATTATCTTCCTTTCCTAtgttatatagtaactataagtCTCTTGGAAGCCTTTATTGGGCTACTATACCTGTAGTTAGTATGGTTCTAAATTATCTTTTCGGGGGTGTTATTTTGAGTTGATACACCTGATAGCTGATGCTTGCATCGCGCGTCTtaccttgaccttctctTCTAAAATAATATGAAACAGGATTTCTCATGATATTCGAGTATCAGAAAAGCTTATGCGCCTCATCGGTACTGTTGACTCAGGTCCAAAAAGTTGTGACCGAAGTATCGCGATGATCTGAAGCTCCAAATCCCATTGCGAACTTAAACATATATTCCtgaggctataattaaagcagAAAGAGAAACAATTTTCGCATCATGAATGTAACAGGAATTAAAAAGATGAATCATCTAATAACTACTGCACAATCTCTGGCAATGCAGCAAGGGAAAGTGACGGGGTGCACAAGGAAACAGAGCCACTACACAAACATCACATTGACAAACACCGCTCTTAGCAACTGTCGAAGCAAACATATTCACTTTGACCTTGGTCATCACTCTCTCGGCAGGCAGACAGTTTGTCGCAGTTGTAAAGCAGAGTGCTTGACATAGAGTAGCAGTGCACAATTCAGCCCACACCTTACAATGCTGTCGCTTTGACATTTTGACCAGGCACCGCCTCGAAGCTCCCCAGTCAAGTAGGAAACAACTTAAATACATAACTCATCCATATTCTTCCTATCTTACAGACTACTATATCTACTTTTGACAAGGACAAAGCAAACTGGAGCAAACTGGAGCAAACTGGAGCACACAGGAGTACACAGGACCAGACCTTCTCCCACCACAATGACTGCTTCTCGAAGCCAGCACATCACCCGCACCCACACATCACCGTCGCAATATCGACACCCTGCCATTTTCACCAACTCATTAATACATCCACATGACAATTCCATTATCAACGGAGTAAACAACAAAGAAACTCAGTGGGAAAATATTCCCCGCTTCTTGCCACAATGTTTGCAAACTAAGTATTTGCAGCGTGTGCACTGCCATAGAAACGCAGGCAGCATGTGGTGGCAGTCAAAACATCGACCCGAAAACTTGACCTGCTTCATCAATAGGTGCTGGCAAGCCCCATTCTGGGCCTCATCACGAGGTGTTCCATTGTTGCGTTGGAAAATACCCCCAAACTGCTTTCGTTGTCCCCGAAATGGTGCAACCTGTGGTTGAGCAGTCTGGAAGTTTGAGGTTTTGACGATAGCCAAGTCGTTTTCACGGCGCTGGCGGCCATCCCACCAGTCGCATTTGCAGTCCgctctgctgttgttgcATCGGTAGCAACAGTCAGGGCAATCTATGAACAGAGTCTATTAGTTTGGTACTGGATGCAACAGACTATTACTTACACAAGCCTTTCTCAATAGTCTTGTGACACAAGCGGCACTTGGCATCTCCATTATCGGCTGCTTCTTCACCAAATCCACTGAAGGAGTACTCCGCTTCCTCCTCGGTTGAAAGCGAGGGAGGAGAGGGAACAGGCGGGGTAGATGGGGTAGATGGGGTAGATGGGGTAAACGGAGtagatggaagagaagggagagaaTGGGGAGAGGGCAGTGACTTGTCACCCTGTTCATCGATGCTACCCTGTTCACCGACATCAGATGCCCCAAATTTCTTCCACAGGAAATCGTACAAAATCTTCTCATCGAAGATAGAAGAGTTGATGTCAACAGGGATTGGAATTTCGCAACACACAGGAGGGAAGGGAGTGGACCCATGGATTGAAGCCTTGACCACGTCGTTAAGACAATCAGCACAATAATGATGGCCGCAAGAGCATGTGATGGCATTGCCATCACAGTCTTTACCACATTTGAAGCACTTGATAACATTGCTATCCTGGTGAACACTGGTTGCATGTGTAAATGCGTCATCACCGGTGATGGATACAGCAGCGCACTGTGGCTCGGTAGAGACAATGCACTCATCATTCGGAGCTGAAGTAGTTCCCTTGGTGGAGAAAGGGACAACCTCAGAGGTCTGCACCGGAAGTTCGGTCTCAAACTCGACAGAGTGGGCGATGGTACAGGAGACATCAAGTGCGACATTGCCACATTCGCTCTCTTCCCACTCCTTAGCGAAAGTGCTCGTAGGAGGGGAAACATCTCCGATAGTAGTCGGGATAGTGCCGGCAGGAGTGGGATCCTCATCAAAAGAAATGAGGCCCGCATCCACCTCATCATGGTGGAGGtgggttgttggtgttggggaTGCAGTCTCAATGCTGACACTTTCGACATCGCGGGTAGTTGAGTCCTTTTGAGGGGTGCCATGCTCTGCCCCTCGCGAAGAGATTGACTGACTGGAACTCTGTGCCCGGGTTTCAATGATGTGACGCACATCTGTTTTGGAGAGGAAAGCAAGAGCAGTTTCCGTGACCTTTGAGACCTTGCTACTGTTTGAGTGAACAGTCTCCAACTCCCAGGGAGTCGGCGGAGGAGCACCAGCATTGTCATCGGCATAGATGTCAGAGAGACAATCATGTCTATCTGGTATAATATGAGTAAGGAACTTAGATTACACAGGTAGATGGTGCTTTACCTCGAAGAGCGGCATCAAGACGGGCGAAGGCATTCTGATATGCGACCTCCACAGAAGGACCAGGAGGAGTACCAGGAGCAGATGTGATCACAATATCGCTGGCAGAGTCGGAAAAAGAGGCGACAGTGGCAGTAGTGGAGTCAGTCAAATGGGCCTCCTAGGCATCCTCTTCGACGTTGTTAAACTGTCCGTCTGCGTGAAACCCATCTAAGCAAATCAGTTAGTGATGTGATGGTCTGGGTGCGTTGATATTGCCTACCCATGGTGCCAGCAACAGCGGTAACGAGTTCGCCAACCTGGCGAGTAGGTGCCGTGGCCGAAGGAGACGGATCGCGAAGCCCCTCGAGATCATACTCGGGGGCAGAGAAGCCTTTGTTGACTCGAGCATTAACAGCCTCTTCATTGAACACTGCGGCCCCCGCGGCAACGAGTTCCAAGTAGGGACGGGTGCGTATCAGGTCCTGGATAAGTTCAGGCaattcatcttcctctgggTTCTGTGAGAGCAACTCAGTGATGTAGTCAAGCTGCAGCCGCGCAAGATGCTGCATTTCTGCATCTTGCGCGAAAGACATGGCGGCGAAGACGACGGGGCAAGTGGAGATATGGGGTTGAGTGACAGTGGATAACGGAAAGGAAGATGAGAGGAAATGGGATGAAAGTTTGGTGAAGGGTTTAATTTTGTTTGTGAGTTGAGGAGGATGTGAATGTTGTTAAATGGGATATGGTTGGAGGTGGAAGAAGGCgggggaggagaagagagatgaagAGGGGTAGAGGAAGGCTAGCCCGGTCCATTGTCGGGGAAATAACGAAAATTGCTGAAGGTACGGATGGGCTAGGGTAAGGCAGCCTCAGGCTTGACGTCAACTTGAAGTAGGAGCTCAGGCGTGCCCCCTTGAGGGACCCCGGGAGGGAACTCGCCCTGTCGTGGCAGTGTCGACGAGGCACTGGGTTCGAAACCACTCTAACGCATTAGAACAGGGGCCTTTGGGGATATAGAGGGCTTCATATAAGGATATAGATGGTCGGGAAGTGGTGATATATATGCTGAGTGTCTAAAAGGGGTTATGTAGGAGGAACGAGATTTGACCATGCTGCTGGTTATTAAGTACACGAGATGCTCACCTCACTAGCACATACAATACAGAATAATAGATCTGTTGTAAAGAAGCCTTGAATGTACAAATAGCATCGATATCTATTTATTCTTATTCACGTTACGTAAATAGCTCTTACCTACTGTTGCAAATAGTCCTATAAAGATGGCCTACCAGCCCCAATCAAGTCCTCCAGATCTGTTTATGGGACCAAGTTTAGTAAAAATACTCTAACCTAACCCTAAAATACTTAGAAACTTTCATTGTTTAAGATTGAGGCCTACTGTTTGCTTTGTTTTAGCTACGAATAGTGAAGCCGTACATGCAGCAAACATCCACCTTGATTcttgacttgaagaagccaatGCATCCATTTCCCTGTCAAAAGACTTCTGAGTCACTTTCTACTATACATATAAGCGTTCCACAGCCCTCCCACCATTTTGTTGCTTTTCCTAACGCCTAGTCTGAACCAGTTACACTCCACtcaagtcatcatcgtcttcaacgCCATTCCCAACGTCAATACAGAATGATCCTCACCCATCACCCCCGGCGGTTTCTTATCCAATCCCATGAGCCCATACACAGCCAACTGCGCCGACCTAACCGAGTACTCCATCGTAAACGTCACTTCCcgctcaatctcaacaaacTGTCCCATCAAGCCCAAGTTCTTGCTCCCATCGGGTATTACCTTCGGTCGATCGCCTTTCTTTCGTGTCAAGAATGGACTTCCGATTAACGGCATCAGGCAAGGAATTGTGATGGAGCGCTCGAGGGTGGGCTGGAGGGGGAAGGCCATGAGGTGAAGAAGCTCGGTGAGGATTTCGGCGCCGGTGCATTCGAGCATGGGTTTTCTGACGTAGCGGCCTTGTTGATCGGGGAAAAGGCCATAACCCCAGAATACGAAGACGTCGGAGGGTTGATCTCTGACATAGGGTTGTTGAGGAATTGTGAGGGACAGCATCCAGGGGCAGTCGCGGAAGGTTATTAATGGTACAGCTCCTGTTAGTGTGCCGGTCCAGGTACGTAAGTGCTCGAAGAATGCTGGGTCGCGAAGGGTGACGGTGAAGGAGAGCCATGTTGACTTTGAAGGTCGGTCGAAGAATGCTTCAGGGTTACCAAATGTCTTGGGGCGATCCATCGCAAGTCTATCCCAGAAGGTCCATGAGGGGTCGAGCTCGTGCGGTGCTGAATCGCGAAGCTCCATCGTCGGCGGCGGTTGGTCGTTTGTGCCGTATCCCATTCCAGATGTGAGGGATCCGAGTGTGAGAAGTACAAGGTCATCAGGCCCAGTTGTTATCAAGACATGCTTGTTGTCTTGGTATGTTTTCAGGGCCGACACTCGAAAGTCGGAACCTACATCCTCAATTTCTAAACCGCTAACTTGAATGCCTACACAGGTCAGCTTTGCCCCTTCGAACGAATACCCGAACTTACCGTGCCGAAACTCAACATCCATCGCCTTCAGATACTGCGTCAAAGGCTTGATGATCGCCTCGAAGTCCTCCTCGGGAGCCTGCTCCACGCCAGATAGTGTCCCCATGTTGGGAAACTCATGCAACATTCTATGCAGACACCGCCTGAACTCAACAGCACTACACCAAGGGTGAAACCGATTGAGCGACGACCACAAATCCCAAAAGTTCGTCTCAAAGAAGTCGGGTTCAAACAAAGCCTGAATCTCAAggccctccagctcctcctccgtTTCGAGAACAACTCTCATCAAGTCGCACTGGTTCTTGACACTCAAACCCATTGTGCTCACATCAACGGCTTCGGGTTTCTCAATCCCATTGTTATCAATGACCTGCCTCACTAATCTCGTTCCCGATGCGCCTAGTTTCCTCCTTGCTTGGTTGAACCGGTGTAATTTGGCTGCGAGTGTCTCGCCCTCAATGTCCGACGGCACCTTTTCCAACATCCCATACAAACAATGGTACGTAAGGCTCATTTTTCGAATCGCAGATACTCGATACCCTGTGTCCCATGATGGCTTCGAGAACGTCGCCATTGATCCACCAGCTTTCGCCGATGCCTCAAGAATGTGGATATGATCCCCGGGGACCTTTGCATCTTCGATCAGAAAGACCGCGGCGGCAAGAGATGCAATACCGCCGCCGACAAGCCACACATGAGGACCCTTCGCATCGGCTTCATTAGTGCTCTCcgggctgttgctgaggctaATAACACCGTTGTTCTCATCGGGAGGATTTTCGTGTTTGTCATCCATCCTCAATTCCGCAGTTGCAGAATGTCGTTCGATTTGGCTTATTCTAGACCGCGGATTGTCGTGATCGCTGCAAGCGAGGAGGGATCCTTGCGAAGAACGGCATGCATGTAATTGGTAAGAatccttttgcttttttttttctttcgaCAAGTCTAGCTTTTACTAGTTTCTTTAGAGAGTCGAAAAAAAAACAAGATCGAACCAGTTTatctggggaagaagaggagatcaCGAGAGAACGGCGAAATTTTATGACTGGGCTGGGCCTCATTCAGCACGAACCCTTACACGGCCCGGTCCATCCATTACAAGAGACACATATATAATGACTTATCACGTACATTGGCGCCTCTCTTTCTAGATCTTGTTTGAGACTTTTTTCCAGCCTCAGGTCGCTGGCAAATGAAATGCTGCTGTTATGAAATATGGGAGCATCGTACGATGGCGTGGTCGACCGGGCAGCCATCGGAAGCGGGCCGCTGATT encodes the following:
- a CDS encoding related to myosin-crossreactive antigen yields the protein MDDKHENPPDENNGVISLSNSPESTNEADAKGPHVWLVGGGIASLAAAVFLIEDAKVPGDHIHILEASAKAGGSMATFSKPSWDTGYRVSAIRKMSLTYHCLYGMLEKVPSDIEGETLAAKLHRFNQARRKLGASGTRLVRQVIDNNGIEKPEAVDVSTMGLSVKNQCDLMRVVLETEEELEGLEIQALFEPDFFETNFWDLWSSLNRFHPWCSAVEFRRCLHRMLHEFPNMGTLSGVEQAPEEDFEAIIKPLTQYLKAMDVEFRHGIQVSGLEIEDVGSDFRVSALKTYQDNKHVLITTGPDDLVLLTLGSLTSGMGYGTNDQPPPTMELRDSAPHELDPSWTFWDRLAMDRPKTFGNPEAFFDRPSKSTWLSFTVTLRDPAFFEHLRTWTGTLTGAVPLITFRDCPWMLSLTIPQQPYVRDQPSDVFVFWGYGLFPDQQGRYVRKPMLECTGAEILTELLHLMAFPLQPTLERSITIPCLMPLIGSPFLTRKKGDRPKVIPDGSKNLGLMGQFVEIEREVTFTMEYSVRSAQLAVYGLMGLDKKPPGVMGEDHSVLTLGMALKTMMT